One window of Aliarcobacter lanthieri genomic DNA carries:
- a CDS encoding PAS domain-containing sensor histidine kinase — MKTEKSINVYNEIINSTIEGIIVLQDGFIKNINNSLLEILGYENQDDLVDKLVTGILIPTSTENFIKYNQKFFQELSLVKKNGEIIPVIIKIKDIIYGEEEYKVIYILDFTEIKEKERMLIHQSKLSIMGEMISMIAHQWRQPLAIITSMLTRIKLKLNTDKIDKEFLDDSLKGINQYIQYMSSTIEDFRNLFSKDSKKELISLNEIIMIAYSLLEKSFLSQNIKIKIIKKDLEKKFLPKNELIQIFLNILNNAKDAFLERNIENPLIKVYFDEVDEKQKIYIEDNAGGIEEDVAIKIFNPYFSTKNKKNGSGLGLYICKSILEKDKLGEIELKNKEDGTTFIITIN; from the coding sequence ATGAAAACTGAAAAATCTATAAATGTGTATAATGAAATCATAAATAGTACAATAGAAGGTATTATCGTACTTCAAGATGGATTTATAAAAAATATAAATAACTCTTTATTAGAAATACTTGGATATGAAAATCAAGATGATTTAGTAGATAAGCTCGTAACAGGTATTTTAATACCAACATCAACAGAAAACTTTATTAAGTATAATCAAAAATTTTTTCAAGAGTTATCATTGGTAAAAAAAAATGGAGAGATTATTCCTGTTATTATAAAAATTAAAGATATTATCTATGGTGAAGAAGAGTACAAAGTAATTTATATATTAGATTTTACAGAAATAAAAGAAAAAGAAAGAATGCTTATTCACCAATCAAAACTTTCAATTATGGGAGAGATGATTAGTATGATTGCACATCAATGGAGACAACCATTAGCAATAATTACTAGTATGCTAACTAGAATAAAATTAAAATTAAATACAGACAAAATAGATAAAGAGTTTTTAGATGATAGTTTAAAAGGAATAAATCAATATATTCAATATATGTCATCAACAATAGAAGATTTTAGAAACTTATTTTCAAAAGATTCAAAAAAAGAACTTATTAGTCTAAATGAAATTATAATGATTGCATATAGTTTACTTGAAAAATCTTTTTTATCACAGAATATAAAAATAAAGATTATAAAAAAAGATTTAGAAAAGAAGTTCTTGCCTAAAAATGAATTAATACAAATATTTCTTAATATTTTAAATAATGCAAAAGATGCTTTCTTAGAAAGAAATATTGAGAATCCTCTTATAAAAGTATATTTTGATGAGGTAGATGAAAAACAAAAAATTTATATAGAAGATAATGCTGGTGGTATAGAAGAAGATGTTGCTATTAAGATATTTAATCCATATTTTTCAACAAAAAATAAGAAAAATGGTTCAGGATTAGGACTTTATATTTGTAAAAGTATTCTAGAAAAAGATAAACTAGGTGAAATAGAGTTAAAAAATAAAGAAGATGGAACAACTTTTATCATAACTATAAATTAA
- a CDS encoding MalY/PatB family protein, translating to MKYNFDKIIERKNTNSSKWDTTKDGVLPMWVADMDFEVAPKIVENIIKRATHGVFGYTVIPNEYYEAEIRWWKNKYNFDIKKEWIEPTTGVIPSLSAIVQAFCKKGDKVLIQSPVYHYFNIAIQRNNIEVVTNNLIYENNTYKIDFEDFENKIKDENVKLFILCNPNNPTSKVWSKDDLQKMGELCIKYNVLVISDEIHRDLVFKDFSYTPYASISEEFLQNSITCTSATKTFNIAGLKASNIIVANQDLRVQLNHSLAKNEVKSLNVFGIESTTTAYLYCDDWLEELLVYLENNKDFLINYINEYIPSLKVVKAEATYLLWIDISKLNISSIEFTKKLEDVGKLRVISGKTFGENGDNFIRINIACPKDILKDGLERLKLTVNSIKNTF from the coding sequence ATGAAATACAATTTTGATAAAATTATAGAAAGAAAAAATACAAATAGTTCAAAATGGGATACTACAAAAGATGGAGTTCTTCCTATGTGGGTTGCAGATATGGACTTTGAAGTTGCACCTAAAATTGTTGAAAATATTATAAAAAGAGCAACTCATGGAGTTTTTGGATATACAGTAATACCAAATGAATATTATGAAGCTGAAATAAGATGGTGGAAAAATAAATATAACTTTGATATAAAAAAAGAGTGGATAGAACCAACAACTGGTGTAATCCCAAGTTTAAGTGCAATAGTACAAGCATTTTGTAAAAAGGGAGATAAAGTTTTGATACAATCTCCAGTATATCATTATTTTAATATTGCGATTCAAAGAAATAATATTGAAGTTGTAACAAATAATTTAATCTATGAAAATAATACTTATAAAATAGATTTTGAAGATTTTGAAAACAAAATTAAAGATGAAAATGTAAAACTCTTTATTCTTTGCAATCCAAACAACCCTACTAGCAAAGTTTGGAGTAAAGATGATTTACAAAAGATGGGTGAACTTTGTATAAAATACAATGTCCTTGTAATAAGTGATGAAATACATAGAGACTTAGTTTTTAAAGATTTTTCTTATACTCCATATGCATCTATTTCAGAAGAATTTTTACAAAACTCTATTACTTGTACATCTGCAACAAAAACTTTTAATATTGCTGGACTTAAAGCTTCAAATATAATAGTTGCAAATCAAGATTTAAGAGTACAACTAAATCATTCTTTAGCAAAAAATGAAGTAAAAAGTCTAAATGTTTTTGGAATTGAATCAACAACGACTGCTTATCTTTATTGTGATGATTGGCTAGAAGAGCTTTTAGTTTATCTTGAAAATAATAAAGATTTTTTAATAAACTATATAAATGAATATATACCTAGCCTAAAAGTTGTAAAAGCTGAAGCTACATATCTTTTATGGATTGATATATCTAAGTTAAATATTAGTTCTATTGAGTTTACAAAGAAATTAGAAGATGTTGGAAAACTAAGAGTTATATCTGGAAAAACTTTTGGAGAAAATGGTGATAATTTTATAAGAATAAATATAGCTTGCCCAAAAGATATTTTAAAAGATGGTTTAGAAAGATTAAAACTCACTGTAAATTCGATAAAAAATACTTTTTAA
- a CDS encoding iron-containing alcohol dehydrogenase, which translates to MENFSFYNPTKIEFGKNKEKNIGKYIGQNGIKKVLLVYGSQRIKKDGLFDSVTHSLKENNIEFVEFGGVISNPILSTVHNAIKVAKEQNVQGILSVGGGSVLDSSKAIAVGTLYDGDVWDFFGRKKDIEKALPIFDIITLAATGSEMNGYAVITNEKNKRKDSIWSPCIYPKVSVINPELQKSVSKNYLVYSATDIIAHCIEGYFTAKKHPTYMSRVVESIIKTVIETTEILLKNPDDYEARGDFAWAATNALNGTTTVGISNYSFPNHLIEHSLSALYNVPHGAGLSVVIPAWAKWYYKENEVQFIRFAKEIFGESSAIRGIEALENWFNKIGTPTKLQQFNLNENNIKEIIENLSFQNDISKEDLRKILNFAL; encoded by the coding sequence ATGGAAAATTTCAGTTTTTATAATCCAACAAAAATAGAGTTTGGGAAAAATAAAGAGAAAAATATTGGAAAATATATAGGTCAAAATGGAATAAAAAAAGTTTTATTAGTTTATGGAAGCCAAAGAATAAAAAAAGATGGACTTTTTGATAGTGTAACACATAGTTTAAAAGAGAACAATATTGAGTTTGTAGAGTTTGGTGGAGTTATCAGTAATCCTATTTTATCAACAGTACATAATGCTATAAAAGTTGCAAAAGAACAAAATGTTCAAGGGATTTTAAGTGTTGGAGGAGGTTCTGTATTGGATAGCTCAAAAGCAATAGCTGTTGGAACTTTATATGATGGTGATGTTTGGGACTTTTTTGGAAGAAAAAAAGATATAGAAAAAGCCTTGCCAATTTTTGATATTATAACTCTTGCTGCAACTGGAAGTGAGATGAATGGTTATGCTGTTATTACAAATGAAAAAAATAAGAGAAAAGATTCTATTTGGTCACCATGTATTTATCCAAAAGTTTCTGTTATAAATCCTGAACTTCAAAAAAGTGTTTCAAAAAACTATTTAGTTTATTCAGCAACAGATATCATAGCTCACTGTATAGAAGGCTATTTTACAGCAAAAAAACATCCAACATATATGAGTAGAGTTGTAGAATCTATCATAAAAACAGTGATTGAAACAACAGAGATTTTATTAAAAAATCCAGATGATTATGAAGCAAGAGGAGATTTTGCTTGGGCTGCTACAAATGCTTTAAATGGTACAACTACAGTAGGAATTTCTAATTATTCTTTTCCAAATCACTTGATAGAACACTCACTTTCTGCACTTTATAATGTTCCACATGGAGCAGGGCTTAGTGTAGTGATACCTGCTTGGGCAAAATGGTACTATAAAGAAAATGAAGTACAATTTATAAGATTTGCAAAAGAAATTTTTGGAGAAAGTAGTGCAATAAGAGGAATTGAAGCCTTAGAAAATTGGTTTAATAAAATAGGGACTCCTACTAAACTACAACAATTTAATTTAAATGAAAATAATATAAAAGAGATTATTGAAAATCTTTCATTTCAAAATGATATTTCAAAAGAAGATTTAAGAAAGATTTTAAATTTTGCACTTTAA
- a CDS encoding methyl-accepting chemotaxis protein: MDFIKKSVIAKVISVSIISIIISMTILTLLVVNNTFEIMKKNNEETIFKEISLLVENVNTFNKVAKSGADTIGNIFLDMLENINIDKSQNIKIGELETPILSVNGKIINLDYDIVDKFTEMTKGSVATIFVRKNNDFIRVSTSLKKEDGERAIGTKLDTNHPGYQKVLQGETYLGKALLFGKSYMTKYIPIKKDGEIIAIAFIGSDINNDLENLIDTINSKVIGKTGYYYIINSDDKNKKYGDFIVHPKLKNTSGLKLTDDKGFLIIEEMLQKKNGNLTYMWDKHEKFVVFQNFEEWNWLLVGGVNSDEIFEDANKIVFLITVLSIITVLIISLSIFITMRISLRSLRKIKDGLFSFFQYLNRDSNSVERISINSEDEFGVIAKQINENIGKIEKSIDEDRKLIDETIAVLGEFEQGDLCQRLNVEVSNPALMQLKNVLNNMANNLESNIDNVLHILEEYAHYNYLNKISTKNLKEHLLKLANGVNTLGDSITEMLVESKSMGLQLDDSSNILLSNVNKLNISSNEAASSLEQTAASLEQITSNIRNNTQNVGKMTQLSKELTNSALEGEKLANQTTQAMEDINNQVTLINEAIGVIDNIAFQTNILSLNAAVEAATAGEAGKGFAVVAQEVRNLANRSAKAANEIKTIVENATSKANQGKNIATTMIEGYKEFNTNISNSNKLIYDIEHSSREQLLGIEQINNAVNQLDQQTQQNAIIASQTHDVAILTDNIAKMVVTKTNEKQFNGKDEINSKTIKKES, from the coding sequence ATGGATTTTATAAAAAAATCAGTTATTGCAAAAGTAATCTCTGTTTCAATTATATCTATTATTATTTCAATGACAATACTAACTCTTTTAGTTGTTAATAATACTTTTGAAATAATGAAAAAAAACAATGAAGAAACAATATTTAAAGAGATATCTTTATTGGTTGAAAATGTAAATACTTTTAATAAAGTAGCTAAATCAGGTGCAGATACAATTGGAAACATTTTTCTAGATATGTTAGAAAACATAAATATAGATAAATCTCAAAATATTAAAATTGGTGAATTAGAAACACCTATTTTATCAGTAAATGGCAAAATAATAAATCTAGATTATGATATTGTTGATAAATTTACAGAAATGACAAAAGGTTCAGTTGCAACTATTTTTGTAAGAAAAAATAATGATTTTATTAGAGTCTCTACAAGTTTGAAAAAAGAAGATGGTGAGAGAGCTATTGGTACAAAATTAGATACAAACCATCCAGGATATCAAAAAGTTTTACAAGGTGAAACTTATTTAGGAAAAGCTCTTTTATTTGGAAAAAGTTATATGACAAAATATATTCCAATAAAAAAAGATGGTGAAATAATAGCAATAGCATTTATTGGTTCAGATATAAACAATGATTTAGAAAATCTAATCGACACTATAAATAGTAAAGTTATAGGGAAAACAGGTTATTACTATATTATAAATTCTGATGATAAAAACAAAAAATATGGAGATTTTATAGTTCATCCAAAATTAAAAAATACATCTGGACTAAAACTAACTGATGATAAAGGTTTTTTAATAATAGAAGAGATGTTACAAAAGAAAAATGGCAATTTAACTTATATGTGGGATAAGCATGAAAAATTTGTAGTATTCCAAAATTTTGAAGAGTGGAATTGGCTTTTAGTTGGAGGAGTTAACTCTGATGAAATTTTTGAAGATGCAAATAAAATTGTATTTTTAATTACTGTTTTATCTATAATTACTGTTCTTATCATATCTTTATCAATATTTATAACTATGAGAATATCGTTAAGATCTCTTAGAAAAATAAAAGATGGTTTATTCTCTTTCTTCCAATACCTAAATAGAGATTCAAATTCTGTTGAGAGAATTTCAATTAACTCTGAAGATGAATTTGGTGTTATTGCAAAACAGATAAATGAAAATATTGGAAAAATAGAAAAATCTATAGATGAAGATAGAAAATTAATAGATGAAACAATAGCCGTACTAGGAGAATTTGAACAAGGTGATTTATGCCAAAGATTGAATGTAGAAGTTTCAAATCCAGCATTAATGCAATTAAAAAATGTTTTAAATAATATGGCAAATAATCTTGAATCAAATATAGATAATGTACTTCATATTCTAGAGGAGTATGCACACTATAACTATTTGAATAAAATTTCAACAAAAAATTTAAAAGAACATTTACTAAAACTTGCAAATGGTGTAAATACTTTAGGAGATTCTATAACTGAAATGTTAGTTGAAAGTAAATCTATGGGATTACAACTTGATGATAGTTCAAATATCCTTCTTTCAAATGTTAATAAATTAAATATTAGTTCAAATGAAGCAGCTTCATCATTAGAACAAACAGCAGCTTCTTTAGAACAAATTACTTCTAATATTAGAAATAACACACAAAATGTTGGAAAAATGACTCAATTATCAAAGGAATTGACTAATTCTGCATTAGAAGGTGAAAAACTAGCAAATCAAACAACTCAAGCAATGGAAGATATAAATAATCAAGTAACATTAATAAATGAAGCAATAGGAGTTATAGATAATATAGCATTCCAAACAAATATATTAAGTTTAAATGCAGCAGTAGAAGCAGCAACTGCAGGAGAAGCAGGAAAAGGATTTGCAGTTGTAGCTCAAGAAGTAAGAAACCTAGCAAATAGAAGTGCTAAAGCTGCAAATGAAATAAAAACAATAGTTGAAAATGCAACTTCTAAAGCTAATCAAGGAAAAAATATAGCTACAACTATGATAGAAGGGTATAAAGAGTTTAATACAAATATTTCTAATTCTAATAAATTGATTTATGATATTGAGCACTCTTCAAGAGAACAACTTCTTGGTATAGAACAAATAAATAATGCTGTAAATCAACTAGATCAGCAAACACAACAAAATGCTATAATTGCTTCTCAAACACATGATGTTGCAATTTTAACTGATAATATCGCAAAAATGGTAGTAACAAAAACTAATGAAAAACAGTTTAATGGTAAAGATGAAATAAATTCAAAAACTATTAAAAAGGAGAGTTAA
- a CDS encoding alanine racemase, which yields MAKILINKENLFYNLNIISQKAGSKDKVAVVLKDNAYGHGLVEIAKLSKEFGIKKAVVRDFKDAHKIKDYFNYILVLAEQDFHNYSHTFHIALNSLEQIDKIPSNSNVHIKVDTGMHRNGIYIDDLEKAFLGLSQKKINITGVFTHHKGADELSTNFFWQNENFSLVKKSVKDICEKLFLPLPNLHSCNSAALFRKIDFDEDFARVGIATYGYLEDDLPFNFPKLKPVMSLWASKMATRTLKKGQSVGYGGKFTALEDMEVSTYDVGYGDGFLRLNENHCYKTPKGFQVLGRVSMDNLSINSTDKEVCIFDDVRTLAKIHNTITYEITCSLKENIKREII from the coding sequence TTGGCAAAGATTTTAATAAATAAAGAAAATTTATTTTATAACTTAAATATTATTTCACAAAAAGCTGGTAGTAAAGATAAAGTTGCAGTTGTATTAAAAGATAATGCTTATGGACATGGTTTAGTAGAAATAGCAAAATTATCAAAAGAGTTTGGAATAAAAAAAGCTGTTGTAAGAGACTTTAAAGATGCTCATAAAATTAAAGATTATTTTAACTATATACTTGTTTTAGCTGAACAGGATTTTCACAACTATTCACATACTTTTCACATAGCCTTAAACTCTCTTGAACAAATTGATAAAATACCCTCAAATAGCAATGTACATATAAAAGTAGATACGGGAATGCATAGAAATGGAATATATATTGATGACTTAGAAAAGGCTTTTTTAGGGCTTTCACAAAAAAAGATAAATATTACTGGAGTATTCACACACCATAAAGGAGCTGATGAATTATCAACAAATTTCTTTTGGCAAAATGAGAATTTTTCTCTTGTAAAAAAGAGTGTAAAAGATATATGTGAAAAACTTTTTTTACCTCTACCAAACTTGCATTCTTGTAACTCTGCAGCACTATTTAGAAAGATAGATTTTGATGAAGATTTTGCTAGAGTTGGAATAGCAACATATGGATATTTGGAAGATGACTTACCATTTAATTTTCCAAAATTAAAACCTGTTATGTCTCTTTGGGCTTCTAAAATGGCTACAAGAACTTTAAAAAAAGGTCAAAGCGTAGGTTATGGAGGTAAATTCACAGCTTTAGAGGATATGGAAGTTTCAACCTATGATGTTGGTTATGGGGATGGCTTTTTAAGATTGAATGAAAATCATTGCTATAAAACACCAAAAGGATTCCAAGTTTTAGGACGAGTATCTATGGACAACTTATCAATAAATAGCACAGATAAAGAAGTTTGTATTTTTGATGATGTAAGAACTTTAGCAAAAATTCACAATACAATAACTTATGAAATAACTTGTTCTTTAAAAGAGAATATAAAAAGAGAAATTATTTAA
- the uvrC gene encoding excinuclease ABC subunit UvrC gives MILEEKLKELPNDAGVYQYFDKEGHLLYIGKAKVLKNRVKSYFKFTPKLLPADKLSPRIYKMICEVKNLEWIVVPNEHDALILENSLIKQLKPKYNILLRDDKTYPYIFIDYNDDFPRLEITRKIQKGKNIKYFGPYSSGARDMLDSIYEIVPLVQKKACIKGKKACLFHQIAKCLAPCENKISKEDYSKIVENALEYIYNKTKLISKLKEKMKIYSNDFRFEDAMNLRDRIKTIEKSQIKTGIDLATNEDIDIFAINSNNKKAVIVRMFLRDGKLTSSNYDFIKINDDLEFDYEEAYKRAIINYYDNELPLLPKEVLIAHELLELDDIEEFLYTKFNKKIKIVNPKKDKKREIINIALNNCNELLRLEEAKNQTTIYEELKELFNLKTLPYIIESFDNSHLMGQATVGAMIVWNEELNSFDKKAFRHYNLESKDEYSQMREMLIRRVESFEKNPAPDLWIIDGGETLLKLAYDIVQSVGVNLDIIAIAKEKIDAKAHRAKGSAKDIIHYKNSSGEFKNFNLLTSDKRLQFVQRQRDEAHRFVINFHKKQKRTQDKQISLLQIKGIGEAKIKKLLLYFGEFEKIKNASFEELKSVLNEKDANTILDYFNDFKD, from the coding sequence ATGATTTTAGAAGAGAAATTAAAAGAGTTACCAAATGATGCTGGAGTTTATCAATACTTTGATAAAGAAGGACATCTACTATATATTGGAAAAGCAAAAGTTTTAAAAAATAGAGTTAAATCTTACTTTAAATTTACTCCAAAACTATTACCAGCTGATAAACTAAGCCCTCGTATTTATAAAATGATTTGTGAAGTTAAAAATTTAGAATGGATAGTTGTACCAAATGAACATGATGCACTTATATTAGAAAATTCTTTAATAAAACAATTAAAACCAAAATACAATATCTTACTTCGTGATGATAAAACATATCCATATATTTTTATAGATTATAATGATGATTTTCCAAGGTTAGAAATAACAAGAAAAATACAAAAAGGGAAAAATATAAAATATTTCGGTCCTTATTCAAGTGGAGCAAGAGATATGCTAGATAGTATCTATGAAATAGTTCCATTAGTTCAAAAAAAAGCTTGTATTAAAGGTAAAAAAGCCTGTTTATTTCACCAAATAGCAAAATGCCTTGCTCCTTGTGAGAATAAAATTTCAAAAGAAGATTATTCAAAAATAGTTGAAAATGCTTTAGAATATATCTACAATAAAACTAAACTTATTTCTAAATTAAAAGAAAAAATGAAAATTTATTCAAATGATTTTCGTTTTGAAGATGCTATGAATTTAAGAGATAGAATAAAAACCATTGAAAAATCTCAAATAAAAACAGGAATAGATCTCGCTACAAATGAAGATATTGATATTTTTGCAATAAACTCAAATAATAAAAAGGCTGTGATTGTAAGGATGTTTTTAAGAGATGGAAAACTTACCTCTTCAAATTATGATTTTATAAAAATAAATGATGATTTAGAATTTGATTATGAAGAAGCATATAAAAGAGCAATTATAAACTACTATGACAATGAACTTCCTCTTCTACCAAAAGAAGTTTTAATAGCACATGAGCTTTTAGAATTAGATGATATTGAAGAATTTTTATATACAAAATTTAATAAAAAAATAAAAATAGTAAATCCTAAAAAAGATAAAAAAAGAGAGATTATAAATATTGCACTAAATAACTGTAATGAACTTTTAAGACTTGAAGAAGCAAAAAATCAAACAACAATTTATGAAGAATTAAAAGAGTTATTTAATCTTAAAACTTTACCATATATTATTGAAAGTTTTGATAACTCTCACCTTATGGGACAAGCAACAGTTGGTGCAATGATTGTTTGGAATGAAGAATTGAACTCTTTTGATAAAAAAGCTTTTAGACACTACAATCTTGAATCCAAAGATGAATATTCACAAATGAGAGAAATGCTAATAAGAAGAGTTGAAAGTTTTGAAAAAAATCCAGCACCAGATTTATGGATAATTGATGGAGGTGAAACTTTACTAAAATTAGCTTATGATATAGTTCAAAGTGTTGGAGTAAATCTTGATATTATAGCTATTGCAAAAGAGAAAATAGATGCAAAAGCACACCGAGCAAAAGGAAGTGCAAAAGATATAATTCACTATAAAAATTCAAGTGGTGAATTTAAAAATTTTAATTTACTTACCAGTGATAAAAGACTACAATTCGTTCAAAGACAAAGAGATGAAGCACACAGATTTGTAATAAATTTCCATAAAAAACAAAAAAGAACTCAAGATAAACAGATATCATTACTTCAAATAAAAGGTATTGGTGAAGCAAAGATCAAGAAACTTCTTTTATATTTTGGAGAATTTGAAAAGATAAAAAATGCTTCTTTTGAAGAGTTAAAAAGTGTGTTAAATGAAAAAGACGCAAACACAATTTTAGATTATTTTAATGATTTTAAGGATTAA
- a CDS encoding methyl-accepting chemotaxis protein gives MKNLNFGTKLLIILLGTVILSLGTMIFFTSKNQYANAEEEAKNYIKATVKAHAMEQKSILDNTISVVDSMVNRIETAIKTGEKLTKEGMVDYQKNILKKNDFLFTAWIGFDDDSYLFDRYDGKDVNPYYTPKGVFQPLVTSEGGGKYSVEFLPEFNKEDVYLKPAIENKRVSITKPYEYEMSNGKKVLMVSVAAPIIINSKVIGVVGVDFSLETINKKVSEITLYKTGYLSLYEPHGIVVAHPRTEGVGKPFSNLTSNPTVLGIIEQGVKGKEYDFMTKSLRDGKEAYTYSYPYEFGDTKRYWMMACSVPIDEFMEKANDVRNFSLIFSFIVLGLIIVIVVYNMRILSKNLTTISSGLLGFFAFLNKESGNTTAINIKSTDEFGTMAKVINENIVKTQELIKQDEILINDVKRVVDEVKAGYLNKRIEKTTVNTGLEELKNNFNEMLENSMNNICTDVNKVVEVLDKFSKLDFRVKIENDNGKVAKGINNLATIINDMLKENKANGLTLEQSSKLLLENVDKLNLSSNEAAASLEETAAALEEITSNIRNNTESIAKMSKISSNVTSSAKDGEVLANKTTVAMDEINVQVNLVNEAISVIDNIAFQTNILSLNAAVEAATAGEAGKGFAVVAQEVRNLASRSAEAAKEIKDIVEKATVKANEGKNIATTMIDGYKELNESISQTINLISDIEMSSKEQLSGIEQINDAVNELDRQTQQNAMVASQTNEIALNADEIAKLIVEDANAKEFNGKNEVKAKTLHNSVKKEEIEIVKRKVEINSKPKQIEKTSQPTIIKSSTKDDDEWESF, from the coding sequence ATGAAAAATCTAAACTTCGGTACAAAATTACTTATAATTTTGTTGGGTACTGTTATCTTATCATTAGGGACAATGATATTTTTCACAAGTAAAAATCAATATGCAAATGCAGAAGAAGAAGCTAAAAACTATATTAAAGCTACTGTAAAAGCACATGCAATGGAACAAAAATCTATTTTAGACAATACTATATCTGTTGTTGATTCTATGGTAAATAGAATTGAAACTGCTATAAAAACAGGTGAAAAGCTAACAAAAGAAGGAATGGTAGATTACCAAAAAAATATTTTAAAGAAAAATGATTTTTTATTTACAGCATGGATAGGCTTTGATGATGATTCATATTTATTTGATAGATATGATGGTAAAGATGTAAATCCATATTATACTCCAAAAGGAGTTTTTCAACCATTAGTAACAAGTGAAGGAGGAGGTAAGTATTCAGTAGAATTTTTACCAGAATTTAACAAAGAAGATGTATATTTAAAACCAGCTATTGAAAATAAAAGAGTTTCTATTACTAAACCTTATGAATATGAAATGAGTAATGGTAAAAAAGTTTTAATGGTATCTGTTGCTGCACCTATTATTATAAATAGTAAAGTTATTGGTGTAGTTGGAGTTGATTTTTCACTTGAAACTATAAATAAAAAAGTTTCAGAAATAACTTTATATAAAACTGGATACTTATCTTTATATGAACCACATGGAATTGTTGTTGCTCATCCACGAACTGAAGGTGTAGGAAAACCATTTTCAAATTTAACATCTAATCCAACAGTTTTAGGGATAATTGAACAAGGTGTTAAAGGTAAAGAGTATGATTTTATGACAAAAAGTTTAAGAGATGGTAAAGAAGCTTATACATATTCTTATCCTTATGAGTTTGGAGATACTAAAAGATACTGGATGATGGCTTGTTCTGTTCCTATTGATGAATTTATGGAAAAAGCTAATGATGTAAGAAACTTTTCTTTAATATTTTCTTTTATTGTTTTAGGGCTTATTATTGTGATTGTTGTTTATAATATGCGAATATTAAGTAAGAACTTAACAACAATAAGTAGCGGATTATTAGGATTTTTTGCATTTTTAAATAAAGAATCAGGAAATACAACAGCAATCAATATAAAATCAACAGATGAATTTGGAACAATGGCAAAAGTCATCAATGAAAATATAGTAAAAACACAAGAATTAATAAAACAAGATGAAATATTGATAAATGATGTAAAAAGAGTAGTAGATGAAGTAAAAGCAGGGTACCTAAATAAAAGGATAGAGAAAACAACAGTAAATACAGGACTAGAAGAATTAAAGAATAACTTTAATGAGATGCTAGAGAATAGTATGAATAATATTTGTACAGATGTAAATAAAGTAGTAGAAGTATTAGATAAATTTAGTAAACTAGACTTTAGAGTAAAAATAGAGAATGATAATGGAAAAGTAGCTAAAGGAATAAATAACCTAGCAACAATTATAAATGATATGCTAAAAGAGAATAAAGCTAATGGATTGACTTTAGAACAAAGCTCAAAATTGCTACTAGAGAATGTAGATAAATTAAATTTATCTTCAAATGAAGCAGCAGCATCTCTAGAAGAAACAGCAGCAGCCTTAGAAGAGATTACTTCAAATATTAGGAATAATACAGAGAGTATCGCAAAGATGTCAAAAATCTCATCAAATGTAACTTCTAGCGCAAAAGATGGAGAAGTACTAGCAAATAAAACAACAGTTGCAATGGATGAAATAAATGTACAAGTAAATCTAGTAAATGAAGCAATAAGTGTAATAGATAATATAGCATTCCAAACAAATATCCTAAGCTTAAATGCAGCAGTAGAAGCAGCAACAGCAGGAGAAGCAGGAAAAGGGTTCGCTGTAGTTGCACAAGAAGTGCGAAATTTGGCATCTCGTTCAGCAGAAGCAGCAAAAGAGATAAAAGATATAGTAGAGAAAGCAACAGTAAAAGCAAATGAAGGTAAAAATATAGCAACAACAATGATAGATGGATATAAAGAATTGAATGAGAGTATTTCTCAAACAATAAACCTAATATCAGATATAGAGATGTCAAGTAAAGAGCAACTTTCTGGAATAGAACAAATAAATGATGCAGTAAATGAACTAGATAGACAAACACAACAAAATGCGATGGTAGCAAGTCAAACAAATGAGATAGCATTGAACGCAGATGAGATAGCAAAACTAATAGTAGAAGATGCAAACGCAAAAGAGTTTAATGGTAAGAATGAAGTAAAAGCTAAAACATTACATAACTCAGTGAAAAAAGAAGAGATAGAGATAGTAAAAAGAAAAGTAGAGATAAACTCAAAACCAAAACAAATAGAAAAAACTTCACAACCAACTATCATAAAAAGTAGTACAAAAGATGATGATGAGTGGGAAAGCTTTTAA